In Onychostoma macrolepis isolate SWU-2019 chromosome 04, ASM1243209v1, whole genome shotgun sequence, one DNA window encodes the following:
- the trim24 gene encoding transcription intermediary factor 1-alpha isoform X1, translated as MDGSEKMESDDVVIIVENEAESKRADEAQGSVRMMVMALMDVCPVCKLSFSSREPKLLPCLHSFCKRCLPAHNTPASTASNAQQLNMIRCPVCQQECMDVEVLDNFFVKDSVEVPSSTMEKSCQLCMSCDDNTEASGFCVECAEFLCVTCIDAHQRVKFTRDHTVQQITEMSSEAMGASTQKPVFCDIHRQEPLKLFCETCDRLTCRDCQLLKHKDHNYQFLEAAYKNHKEHLENMTCQLQEKKRVIEDISNTINNGLQQVDENRKTVANEIKKSICNLIMEINRKGKLLVNQLEAITKDHETLLKKQQQDVTSLSTHLDHVINFTKWATASNSGTALLYCKRLITCQIQYLMRAKCNISYVPQSLVRFQSRSAFWASNVDLGSLVVEKTPVRHPSGPQPFPFQQMNPGPRPDGLQAGYPSSQSQQLQQQQQQRQSTLAQLQMQVEKLSQHTNRHQPPNQWSWYHGMRLPGPPPHRPMQGGSPSQALSSMPQHGRRYGARSPPPMLQPTNLPPQTLRGLISNPTYPPKPMEVLPRTRYPHNAAFSSGASLPTSQMLNQQNMQVTSYLNRRFEPSMQLSAQRPSYQASHLSTPTERTVQGRQMSVTSSEPKTSSGSWKRVEAPQSGPSNPSTKRRRRSSPGPVIVIKDEPEDDDEVHFVNTSAKASLPDSTGVQSQTPQGEQQSEKTPEADEDPNEDWCAVCQNGGELLCCDKCPKVFHLSCHIPTLTASPSGEWYCTFCRDLTSPEMEYNVSGSGESNNVKQDPDSEAFTPVDKRKCERLLLRLYCNELSTDFQEPVTPSSMPEYSEIIKMPMDLSVIRSKLEDSNYKSTEDFVEDVRLIFKNCATFHKEDTEMANVGANLESYFEEQLKPLYPDRTFPGVKEESVASLCPDDTSPLSKTPPQDTSPAEEIVKPSGEGLPQGEPHTKDIEKKPENLSSPAGSSPADAETDSKATKDPTS; from the exons ATGGATGGAAGTGAGAAGATGGAGTCTGATGATGTGGTGATCATCGTGGAGAACGAGGCGGAAAGTAAGCGTGCTGATGAAGCTCAGGGCAGTGTGAGGATGATGGTGATGGCTCTGATGGACGTGTGTCCCGTGTGTAAGCTCAGCTTCAGCAGCAGAGAGCCCAAACTGCTGCCTTGCTTGCACTCCTTCTGTAAGAGATGCTTACCTGCTCACAACACACCTGCCAGCACCGCCAGCAACGCGCAACAGT TGAACATGATCCGCTGTCCAGTCTGTCAGCAGGAGTGTATGGATGTTGAGGTCTTGGATAACTTCTTTGTCAAGGATTCTGTGGAAGTGCCGAGCAGCACAATGGAGAAGAGCTGTCAG CTCTGCATGAGTTGTGATGATAACACCGAGGCTAGCGGTTTCTGCGTGGAATGCGCAGAGTTCCTGTGTGTCACCTGCATCGATGCTCATCAGCGCGTGAAGTTCACCAGAGATCATACAGTTCAGCAAATAACCGAAATGTCCTCAG AGGCGATGGGTGCTTCCACACAGAAGCCCGTCTTCTGCGACATCCACAGACAGGAGCCATTGAAGCTATTCTGTGAAACCTGCGATCGCCTCACCTGCAGAGACTGTCAGCTACTCAAACACAAGGACCATAA TTACCAATTTCTAGAAGCTGCGTATAAAAACCACAAGGAACATCTGGAAAATATGACCTGCCAACTTCAAGAAAAGAAGAGAGTTATAGAGGACATATCTAATACCATAAACAATGg TCTTCAGCAGGTGGATGAAAATCGCAAGACTGTTGCTAATGAGATTAAAAAATCTATCTGCAACCTCATAATGGAGATCAACAGGAAGGGGAAGTTATTGGTCAATCAACTTGAG GCAATCACAAAGGACCATGAAACCCTCCTGAAAAAGCAACAACAGGATGTGACATCACTCTCCACACATCTTGATCATGTGATCAACTTCACAAAATGGGCCACAGCCAGTAACAGTGGAACAGCCCTCTTGTACTGCAAGCGGCTG ATAACTTGTCAAATCCAGTACCTCATGCGAGCAAAGTGCAACATCTCATATGTTCCCCAGAGTTTGGTTCGGTTCCAAAGTCGATCTGCTTTTTGGGCCTCAAATGTGGATCTTG GTTCTTTAGTCGTAGAGAAAACTCCAGTGCGTCATCCCAGCGGTCCACAGCCATTTCCTTTCCAGCAAATGAACCCAGGCCCCAGACCTGACGGTCTTCAGGCAGGTTACCCGAGCTCCCAGTCCCAAcagctgcagcagcagcagcagcagcggcaAAGCACATTAGCCCAGTTGCAGATGCAGGTGGAGAAACTCTCCCAGCACACCAACCGCCACCAACCGCCCAACCAGTGGTCATGGTACCACGGAATGCGCTTACCAGGGCCACCTCCACATAGACCCATGCAGGGTGGATCACCCTCTCAGGCATTATCCAGCATGCCTCAACATGGGCGTCGATATGGTGCACGGAGCCCACCACCTATGCTTCAGCCCACTAACCTACCTCcacag acTTTGAGGGGTCTTATCAGCAATCCCACCTACCCTCCTAAACCGATGGAGGTGCTGCCAAGAACCCGCTATCCGCACAATGCTGCTTTCTCCAGTGGAGCTTCACTTCCCACTTCACAGATGCTCAATCAG CAGAACATGCAGGTAACTTCATACCTGAACAGGAGATTTGAACCCAGCATGCAGCTGTCTGCTCAGAGGCCCAGTTATCAAGCCAGTCACCTATCCACACCTACAGAGCGAACTG TACAAGGAAGACAAATGTCTGTCACATCATCAGAACCAAAGACCAG TTCTGGCTCCTGGAAGCGTGTAGAAGCCCCCCAGAGTGGCCCATCAAACCCCTCCACCAAGAGGAGACGCAGGTCATCTCCAGGGCCGGTCATTGTCATCAAAGATGAACCAGAGGATGATGATGAAGTTCATTTT GTAAACACCAGTGCTAAAGCCAGTCTTCCAGACAGCACAGGCGTTCAGTCTCAAACGCCACAAGGTGAGCAGCAATCAGAGAAGACCCCAGAAGCAGATGAAGACCCCAATGAAGACTGGTGCGCGGTGTGCCAGAACGGAGGAGAACTGCTCTGCTGTGACAAATGTCCCAAAGTCTTCCATCTTAGCTGCCATATTCCCACATTAACTGCCTCTCCAAG TGGTGAGTGGTATTGTACGTTCTGCCGTGACCTTACCTCACCTGAAATGGAGTATAATGTCAGTGGTAGCGGAGAATCGAACAATGTCAAGCAGGATCCAGATTCTGAGGCTTTCACTCCTGTGGATAAAAGA AAATGTGAGCGACTGCTGCTTCGTCTTTACTGCAATGAGCTCAGCACGGATTTTCAGGAGCCTGTAACACCATCG TCGATGCCAGAGTACAGTGAGATAATAAAGATGCCAATGGACCTGTCAGTGATTAGAAGCAAACTGGAGGACAGCAATTACAAGAGCACTGAGGACTTTGTTGAGGATGTCAGGCTGATTTTCAAAAACTGTGCAACTTTCCACAAG GAAGACACTGAGATGGCCAATGTGGGTGCTAATCTGGAGAGTTACTTTGAGGAACAGCTGAAACCCTTGTATCCAGACCGGACATTTCCTGGCGTGAAAGAGGAGAGCGTTGCTTCTTTGTGTCCTGATGATACAAGTCCCTTGTCAAAGACGCCTCCACAAGACACTTCCCCTGCTGAAGAGATTGTGAAACCCTCCGGTGAAGGTCTCCCTCAGGGGGAACCGCACACTAAAGACATTGAG
- the trim24 gene encoding transcription intermediary factor 1-alpha isoform X2 translates to MDGSEKMESDDVVIIVENEAESKRADEAQGSVRMMVMALMDVCPVCKLSFSSREPKLLPCLHSFCKRCLPAHNTPASTASNAQQLNMIRCPVCQQECMDVEVLDNFFVKDSVEVPSSTMEKSCQLCMSCDDNTEASGFCVECAEFLCVTCIDAHQRVKFTRDHTVQQITEMSSEAMGASTQKPVFCDIHRQEPLKLFCETCDRLTCRDCQLLKHKDHNYQFLEAAYKNHKEHLENMTCQLQEKKRVIEDISNTINNGLQQVDENRKTVANEIKKSICNLIMEINRKGKLLVNQLEAITKDHETLLKKQQQDVTSLSTHLDHVINFTKWATASNSGTALLYCKRLITCQIQYLMRAKCNISYVPQSLVRFQSRSAFWASNVDLGSLVVEKTPVRHPSGPQPFPFQQMNPGPRPDGLQAGYPSSQSQQLQQQQQQRQSTLAQLQMQVEKLSQHTNRHQPPNQWSWYHGMRLPGPPPHRPMQGGSPSQALSSMPQHGRRYGARSPPPMLQPTNLPPQTLRGLISNPTYPPKPMEVLPRTRYPHNAAFSSGASLPTSQMLNQNMQVTSYLNRRFEPSMQLSAQRPSYQASHLSTPTERTVQGRQMSVTSSEPKTSSGSWKRVEAPQSGPSNPSTKRRRRSSPGPVIVIKDEPEDDDEVHFVNTSAKASLPDSTGVQSQTPQGEQQSEKTPEADEDPNEDWCAVCQNGGELLCCDKCPKVFHLSCHIPTLTASPSGEWYCTFCRDLTSPEMEYNVSGSGESNNVKQDPDSEAFTPVDKRKCERLLLRLYCNELSTDFQEPVTPSSMPEYSEIIKMPMDLSVIRSKLEDSNYKSTEDFVEDVRLIFKNCATFHKEDTEMANVGANLESYFEEQLKPLYPDRTFPGVKEESVASLCPDDTSPLSKTPPQDTSPAEEIVKPSGEGLPQGEPHTKDIEKKPENLSSPAGSSPADAETDSKATKDPTS, encoded by the exons ATGGATGGAAGTGAGAAGATGGAGTCTGATGATGTGGTGATCATCGTGGAGAACGAGGCGGAAAGTAAGCGTGCTGATGAAGCTCAGGGCAGTGTGAGGATGATGGTGATGGCTCTGATGGACGTGTGTCCCGTGTGTAAGCTCAGCTTCAGCAGCAGAGAGCCCAAACTGCTGCCTTGCTTGCACTCCTTCTGTAAGAGATGCTTACCTGCTCACAACACACCTGCCAGCACCGCCAGCAACGCGCAACAGT TGAACATGATCCGCTGTCCAGTCTGTCAGCAGGAGTGTATGGATGTTGAGGTCTTGGATAACTTCTTTGTCAAGGATTCTGTGGAAGTGCCGAGCAGCACAATGGAGAAGAGCTGTCAG CTCTGCATGAGTTGTGATGATAACACCGAGGCTAGCGGTTTCTGCGTGGAATGCGCAGAGTTCCTGTGTGTCACCTGCATCGATGCTCATCAGCGCGTGAAGTTCACCAGAGATCATACAGTTCAGCAAATAACCGAAATGTCCTCAG AGGCGATGGGTGCTTCCACACAGAAGCCCGTCTTCTGCGACATCCACAGACAGGAGCCATTGAAGCTATTCTGTGAAACCTGCGATCGCCTCACCTGCAGAGACTGTCAGCTACTCAAACACAAGGACCATAA TTACCAATTTCTAGAAGCTGCGTATAAAAACCACAAGGAACATCTGGAAAATATGACCTGCCAACTTCAAGAAAAGAAGAGAGTTATAGAGGACATATCTAATACCATAAACAATGg TCTTCAGCAGGTGGATGAAAATCGCAAGACTGTTGCTAATGAGATTAAAAAATCTATCTGCAACCTCATAATGGAGATCAACAGGAAGGGGAAGTTATTGGTCAATCAACTTGAG GCAATCACAAAGGACCATGAAACCCTCCTGAAAAAGCAACAACAGGATGTGACATCACTCTCCACACATCTTGATCATGTGATCAACTTCACAAAATGGGCCACAGCCAGTAACAGTGGAACAGCCCTCTTGTACTGCAAGCGGCTG ATAACTTGTCAAATCCAGTACCTCATGCGAGCAAAGTGCAACATCTCATATGTTCCCCAGAGTTTGGTTCGGTTCCAAAGTCGATCTGCTTTTTGGGCCTCAAATGTGGATCTTG GTTCTTTAGTCGTAGAGAAAACTCCAGTGCGTCATCCCAGCGGTCCACAGCCATTTCCTTTCCAGCAAATGAACCCAGGCCCCAGACCTGACGGTCTTCAGGCAGGTTACCCGAGCTCCCAGTCCCAAcagctgcagcagcagcagcagcagcggcaAAGCACATTAGCCCAGTTGCAGATGCAGGTGGAGAAACTCTCCCAGCACACCAACCGCCACCAACCGCCCAACCAGTGGTCATGGTACCACGGAATGCGCTTACCAGGGCCACCTCCACATAGACCCATGCAGGGTGGATCACCCTCTCAGGCATTATCCAGCATGCCTCAACATGGGCGTCGATATGGTGCACGGAGCCCACCACCTATGCTTCAGCCCACTAACCTACCTCcacag acTTTGAGGGGTCTTATCAGCAATCCCACCTACCCTCCTAAACCGATGGAGGTGCTGCCAAGAACCCGCTATCCGCACAATGCTGCTTTCTCCAGTGGAGCTTCACTTCCCACTTCACAGATGCTCAATCAG AACATGCAGGTAACTTCATACCTGAACAGGAGATTTGAACCCAGCATGCAGCTGTCTGCTCAGAGGCCCAGTTATCAAGCCAGTCACCTATCCACACCTACAGAGCGAACTG TACAAGGAAGACAAATGTCTGTCACATCATCAGAACCAAAGACCAG TTCTGGCTCCTGGAAGCGTGTAGAAGCCCCCCAGAGTGGCCCATCAAACCCCTCCACCAAGAGGAGACGCAGGTCATCTCCAGGGCCGGTCATTGTCATCAAAGATGAACCAGAGGATGATGATGAAGTTCATTTT GTAAACACCAGTGCTAAAGCCAGTCTTCCAGACAGCACAGGCGTTCAGTCTCAAACGCCACAAGGTGAGCAGCAATCAGAGAAGACCCCAGAAGCAGATGAAGACCCCAATGAAGACTGGTGCGCGGTGTGCCAGAACGGAGGAGAACTGCTCTGCTGTGACAAATGTCCCAAAGTCTTCCATCTTAGCTGCCATATTCCCACATTAACTGCCTCTCCAAG TGGTGAGTGGTATTGTACGTTCTGCCGTGACCTTACCTCACCTGAAATGGAGTATAATGTCAGTGGTAGCGGAGAATCGAACAATGTCAAGCAGGATCCAGATTCTGAGGCTTTCACTCCTGTGGATAAAAGA AAATGTGAGCGACTGCTGCTTCGTCTTTACTGCAATGAGCTCAGCACGGATTTTCAGGAGCCTGTAACACCATCG TCGATGCCAGAGTACAGTGAGATAATAAAGATGCCAATGGACCTGTCAGTGATTAGAAGCAAACTGGAGGACAGCAATTACAAGAGCACTGAGGACTTTGTTGAGGATGTCAGGCTGATTTTCAAAAACTGTGCAACTTTCCACAAG GAAGACACTGAGATGGCCAATGTGGGTGCTAATCTGGAGAGTTACTTTGAGGAACAGCTGAAACCCTTGTATCCAGACCGGACATTTCCTGGCGTGAAAGAGGAGAGCGTTGCTTCTTTGTGTCCTGATGATACAAGTCCCTTGTCAAAGACGCCTCCACAAGACACTTCCCCTGCTGAAGAGATTGTGAAACCCTCCGGTGAAGGTCTCCCTCAGGGGGAACCGCACACTAAAGACATTGAG
- the trim24 gene encoding transcription intermediary factor 1-alpha isoform X3, with protein MDGSEKMESDDVVIIVENEAESKRADEAQGSVRMMVMALMDVCPVCKLSFSSREPKLLPCLHSFCKRCLPAHNTPASTASNAQQLNMIRCPVCQQECMDVEVLDNFFVKDSVEVPSSTMEKSCQLCMSCDDNTEASGFCVECAEFLCVTCIDAHQRVKFTRDHTVQQITEMSSEAMGASTQKPVFCDIHRQEPLKLFCETCDRLTCRDCQLLKHKDHNYQFLEAAYKNHKEHLENMTCQLQEKKRVIEDISNTINNGLQQVDENRKTVANEIKKSICNLIMEINRKGKLLVNQLEAITKDHETLLKKQQQDVTSLSTHLDHVINFTKWATASNSGTALLYCKRLITCQIQYLMRAKCNISYVPQSLVRFQSRSAFWASNVDLGSLVVEKTPVRHPSGPQPFPFQQMNPGPRPDGLQAGYPSSQSQQLQQQQQQRQSTLAQLQMQVEKLSQHTNRHQPPNQWSWYHGMRLPGPPPHRPMQGGSPSQALSSMPQHGRRYGARSPPPMLQPTNLPPQTLRGLISNPTYPPKPMEVLPRTRYPHNAAFSSGASLPTSQMLNQQNMQVTSYLNRRFEPSMQLSAQRPSYQASHLSTPTERTVQGRQMSVTSSEPKTSSGSWKRVEAPQSGPSNPSTKRRRRSSPGPVIVIKDEPEDDDEVHFVNTSAKASLPDSTGVQSQTPQGEQQSEKTPEADEDPNEDWCAVCQNGGELLCCDKCPKVFHLSCHIPTLTASPSGEWYCTFCRDLTSPEMEYNVSGSGESNNVKQDPDSEAFTPVDKRKCERLLLRLYCNELSTDFQEPVTPSN; from the exons ATGGATGGAAGTGAGAAGATGGAGTCTGATGATGTGGTGATCATCGTGGAGAACGAGGCGGAAAGTAAGCGTGCTGATGAAGCTCAGGGCAGTGTGAGGATGATGGTGATGGCTCTGATGGACGTGTGTCCCGTGTGTAAGCTCAGCTTCAGCAGCAGAGAGCCCAAACTGCTGCCTTGCTTGCACTCCTTCTGTAAGAGATGCTTACCTGCTCACAACACACCTGCCAGCACCGCCAGCAACGCGCAACAGT TGAACATGATCCGCTGTCCAGTCTGTCAGCAGGAGTGTATGGATGTTGAGGTCTTGGATAACTTCTTTGTCAAGGATTCTGTGGAAGTGCCGAGCAGCACAATGGAGAAGAGCTGTCAG CTCTGCATGAGTTGTGATGATAACACCGAGGCTAGCGGTTTCTGCGTGGAATGCGCAGAGTTCCTGTGTGTCACCTGCATCGATGCTCATCAGCGCGTGAAGTTCACCAGAGATCATACAGTTCAGCAAATAACCGAAATGTCCTCAG AGGCGATGGGTGCTTCCACACAGAAGCCCGTCTTCTGCGACATCCACAGACAGGAGCCATTGAAGCTATTCTGTGAAACCTGCGATCGCCTCACCTGCAGAGACTGTCAGCTACTCAAACACAAGGACCATAA TTACCAATTTCTAGAAGCTGCGTATAAAAACCACAAGGAACATCTGGAAAATATGACCTGCCAACTTCAAGAAAAGAAGAGAGTTATAGAGGACATATCTAATACCATAAACAATGg TCTTCAGCAGGTGGATGAAAATCGCAAGACTGTTGCTAATGAGATTAAAAAATCTATCTGCAACCTCATAATGGAGATCAACAGGAAGGGGAAGTTATTGGTCAATCAACTTGAG GCAATCACAAAGGACCATGAAACCCTCCTGAAAAAGCAACAACAGGATGTGACATCACTCTCCACACATCTTGATCATGTGATCAACTTCACAAAATGGGCCACAGCCAGTAACAGTGGAACAGCCCTCTTGTACTGCAAGCGGCTG ATAACTTGTCAAATCCAGTACCTCATGCGAGCAAAGTGCAACATCTCATATGTTCCCCAGAGTTTGGTTCGGTTCCAAAGTCGATCTGCTTTTTGGGCCTCAAATGTGGATCTTG GTTCTTTAGTCGTAGAGAAAACTCCAGTGCGTCATCCCAGCGGTCCACAGCCATTTCCTTTCCAGCAAATGAACCCAGGCCCCAGACCTGACGGTCTTCAGGCAGGTTACCCGAGCTCCCAGTCCCAAcagctgcagcagcagcagcagcagcggcaAAGCACATTAGCCCAGTTGCAGATGCAGGTGGAGAAACTCTCCCAGCACACCAACCGCCACCAACCGCCCAACCAGTGGTCATGGTACCACGGAATGCGCTTACCAGGGCCACCTCCACATAGACCCATGCAGGGTGGATCACCCTCTCAGGCATTATCCAGCATGCCTCAACATGGGCGTCGATATGGTGCACGGAGCCCACCACCTATGCTTCAGCCCACTAACCTACCTCcacag acTTTGAGGGGTCTTATCAGCAATCCCACCTACCCTCCTAAACCGATGGAGGTGCTGCCAAGAACCCGCTATCCGCACAATGCTGCTTTCTCCAGTGGAGCTTCACTTCCCACTTCACAGATGCTCAATCAG CAGAACATGCAGGTAACTTCATACCTGAACAGGAGATTTGAACCCAGCATGCAGCTGTCTGCTCAGAGGCCCAGTTATCAAGCCAGTCACCTATCCACACCTACAGAGCGAACTG TACAAGGAAGACAAATGTCTGTCACATCATCAGAACCAAAGACCAG TTCTGGCTCCTGGAAGCGTGTAGAAGCCCCCCAGAGTGGCCCATCAAACCCCTCCACCAAGAGGAGACGCAGGTCATCTCCAGGGCCGGTCATTGTCATCAAAGATGAACCAGAGGATGATGATGAAGTTCATTTT GTAAACACCAGTGCTAAAGCCAGTCTTCCAGACAGCACAGGCGTTCAGTCTCAAACGCCACAAGGTGAGCAGCAATCAGAGAAGACCCCAGAAGCAGATGAAGACCCCAATGAAGACTGGTGCGCGGTGTGCCAGAACGGAGGAGAACTGCTCTGCTGTGACAAATGTCCCAAAGTCTTCCATCTTAGCTGCCATATTCCCACATTAACTGCCTCTCCAAG TGGTGAGTGGTATTGTACGTTCTGCCGTGACCTTACCTCACCTGAAATGGAGTATAATGTCAGTGGTAGCGGAGAATCGAACAATGTCAAGCAGGATCCAGATTCTGAGGCTTTCACTCCTGTGGATAAAAGA AAATGTGAGCGACTGCTGCTTCGTCTTTACTGCAATGAGCTCAGCACGGATTTTCAGGAGCCTGTAACACCATCG